ATACTTCCTGTGCTGTAAGGGTCGTTAAATGGGATACCCGCAGAAGCTGTTAAATAAAAACGCTCTGCTTTTGTGTAACGACGATTTTGCACGACACTGAAATCATCGTCTTTGGCTGCCCAATATTTTTGTTCCAATTTTTTGATGTCTAACTTATCACTGCCTCTTTGCTCTGCTGCCGGCTTGTTTTCTGTTCCTTGTTGTGCAAATGCTTGAGATGCAGCCAAGATGAACATTAAGATTGTCTTCTTCAACATGATATTACCCCCGCCTTAGTTTGTACTCTTGAATAAGAATGGATACGTTACGAGCACTCGAGTTCCCCCTTGTGGATTCGGAAACTTCCATGCGGCAACCCTATTCAATATACATCCCTCAACGGTTGCGTTCTTAAGTGTTGTATCACCAATAAGCTGTTGTTCGACTTGGCCCGATGGACCAATGGTGAATTTCACAGCGACTTTCCCGAACAGATCAGGATTGGCGCTGAGTTGTCTTTCATAGCAATAAAGAATTTGTCCCAGTTTTGATTTGATATATTGAGCGATCACTTCACGGTCCAAGCCGCCAGTGATTTCGCCTTCTTCTTCAATCAAACCAACACCCGCTCCGCCAGTACCACCGGCAACAAGGCCGCCCATACCAGAAGCACTCTTACCACCACCTTTACCGGCAGTAGAAATCACAACTCCCGTACCGTTACCTTCCGCACCCCAATCACGACCAGATCTTTCCATGCCACCGACAGCGGCAAGAGCACGACCTGAAGGACCGGAGCCGGCTTTCACGCCATTAGCAAAAACAACGTTTCCGCTTTTTGCCGCTTGCGCTGAAACTTTACCGATGAGTTGAGAAATACGACCACCTGCAAGGGATTTCATCATTTTAGAAACCTTGCTTTGGCTGCCGCTTGTAGGCATCTCAACTTTGGGGCCGCCTGCTGGAGGAGTTGTCTCTTTCACAACAACCTCTTGCTTAGGAGCAGCTTCCACTTTTTTACGTTTTTGTTTGAGCTCTGTTTTTACGATAATTTTTTGCGCCACTTTTGGTGGAGTCGCAACAGTCTCAATGCTTTGCTCTTTAGGAGTGAAGATTCCCAAAGACACTAGGAACAGGGCTGCACCCAACACGATGTAAACGCCGCGCTTGGACTCATCGTCAACCAACTGGTCTGCGGAAAGGTGGCCCAGTTTTGCCGCGTTTTCCAAAGACACCGTTCTTTGACTGATTTCAAGATCTCCCACTGTTTGTTTTTGCCATTCCTCAGAAGGAGTGCAGGCAATCGTAACCGGAGTTACAGACACAGCAGGTTTAAATTTTTTATTCAAAGGTAAAACTTTTGTTTCAACAACTCTGCCGGATTGTCTCACCATAAAGAGCTGAAACTTTTTACCGGACTCACGTTGTTCTTTACCGGCTTTATCCAAGCGCAAGTAAAGATCCGTTTCTTTTGTAACAGGCGTGAATTTCAACACGCAGTCCGCAAGTTCAATGCTCTTTTCCTCATCCAGGCAAAGAGCAGGGGAGGTAGAGCCTTGCGCGCTTGTCGCCAGATCCATATTCACATACCACCAGCGGCCATCGCGGAATTCAAAGAGACCTTGAATGCCCTTGGTTTGCGGAGCAATTGAAATCACATCAGCCAATCGGGATGAACCGAAAGTGTGTGTGGCATTATTGGAACGAAGTTTCCAGGTTTTTGCAGTCCCGTTTTTTAGAGACTGACGTACAATCAACGTGAGCATGTGACACCTCTAACTAATTAGTTATTCAAATAGAGAGCAGATTCGCGAATGCGGCCATCCATATCTTTTTGCACATCGTAAAGAGGCATAAACTTGATACCTCTTTTTTGCACAAGATAGGCGCCATCAGGGTTACGAATCGTTCCCTTGAGGTTCATCTCACCAAAATTTACTTCCTGGACTTTACGGACTGTTCTTTGTTTGGCAAAGGCAGTCGTCGCTGTTCCCAAGAGAATGAAAGCGATCATCGCTGTGATGAAAGATTTCACTTGTACCCTCCATACTACAAGTCTCCCGAGATTACGTGCTGACCGACTTTGTTTTGAGTTTTCAAATACTGTATTTTCTTACCTAACCAATCGCGCACTTCCAATTGCTGACTGGCTTTAAACGCTTTTTCATAAGAATCCAACGCTAACGTTGGGCTCTCTTTGTAGGTCTCAAACAAGTGTGCTTGTTGTAGAAGGAAATCGGCATTTTCTTTGCGAACATTAAGTAAATCTTTGATCAAACTTAATGCTTTGTCGACTTCACCCTTCTGAGCATACGACTCACTCATCAAGGTTCCCACACTCAAAGTATACAACTGTTCTTTTGACAGAGAAGAAAATTTTTCGATTGCCTTCGTAAAATCTCCCTCTGAGAATGCCTTCACACCAGCGAAAGTTTGCATTTCTGTCGATGGCATTTGCATGTCTAAAACTTTTTCGAAAAATGGCATCGCGGAATTCAAACCATCTTCTTTGTAAGTGAGACGGGCTTTTTGATACACGTAAGGAGAAGCTTCTGGTTGTGCTTTTAAAGCCGCCTCAATCATCCACAAGGCCTTGTCGTTATAACCTTTTCCTTCAGAACCAAGACTTGCGTAGAAAAGTCCCAAAGCGCGAGTGTCTTTGTTCTTCGCAAGTTCAAGACCTAGTTTTTCGACCATCTCGTACTGTTTAGAATAATAACAATTTCCTGCAACTTCGTAAGTGTTCACGGATTGCAATTGACCCGTCATGATAGCGGATTTATTGCACGCCTTCGGAGAGCGAGTCTCAAAACGAGACACCTTTCCAATTGTCATGTCTCCAGAGGATGGCAAGAATGCCGTCATCTTTTCTGGAGCCGGATACTGCACAAGAGGCGGCACTGTTTGATCGACGCGAATGTTGGCGAAAACGCGCTCTGTGCTTGCGGCTTGACCTTTGGAAGCGGCAAGGACTTTGAGTTTTGCTTCATTCTCGTTTTTCTTTTCTTGAATTGGCGCTGTCAATTTCGCGATCTCAGCACGCAAGGCTTCTTGATCCGCCGGAGTTAATGAAGCGGGAAGAGGCATTGTTTGCAAGCTCTCGATAAAGTTACCGTAACAACGGTCAATACCACGCATCGCTTCCAATTGTTGATAAGGGTCTTTGCTCATTTTCAAAGTTGTGAAGTAAGCCGTGTGAGCCTTATCAAGTTTTTCTGTTTTCAATGAAAGCACCATCGCAAATTTTTCTTCGCGGGCTTTCACACTTTGTTGCGCCAACTCTTTTTCAAGAATACGGGCTTGGATCAAACGAGCTTCGGCACGGATCTCAGGAGCCACGTCACGACCGTTGGCTTTCATCGCCAAGTCAAAGGCCGCTGTCGACTTACCAGAATCCAGAAGAGCTTTTGCGCGATCAATCATGATTTGCGTTGTATAAGGCTCAATTCCTTTTGCTAAAACCTGGTTTTGCAATTTTTCAAGTTCAGCAGAGCGCGGTTCGTTTTTATAAGAATCCATCAGTTTGCCATAGATGCGTGACAATGTTTTGTTGTCAGCACCATTGAGCATGCCCATGTAAGCTGCACGTGCTTCTTTGTTTTTCTTTTCAAGAAGATAGATGTCAGCTGCAAGTTCTAGGTGAGCATTGCGGTTTTTCTTATCTAAGTCTGCGACTTTTAATAAAGTCTCAGCCGATTTTGAAATCTGACCGACGTCCGCATAAGCTTTTGCTGCATCCTTCAAAGCATCCAAGTTACGTTTGTCTTCGGGATATTTTTGCACAAACTTCATTGAAAGCTCAGCAGCATCATAGATCTTACCTTCAGCATAAAGAAGGCTCAGCGCTTGCCACAAAGCATCTTGAGAAAGTTTTGAGTTCTCGTGTTCTTTAGCGAAAGCAATCAACTTTTGAGAAGCTTGGTCTTTATCTCCGCCTTTAGCAAATTCCTGGATCTCAGTGAAATGAGCTTCTTCCAAGATTTTGTTCATGTTCTTCTTGCGGGAATCATCCGTTGTCGAATTCATGACTTGCTTAGAGAAATCTTTAATACCGGCATAGTCTTTACGGATATTGAGCATATCCAAGATCAAGTCTTCTGATTTTTTCTTAATGTCAGCATTGTCAGCGCCTTTAAGCTGAGCCAACGGTCTTAAGAGTTTTTCGGCTTCCACATAGTTCGATTCTTCATAAGCGATATGGCCCACTTTGAATCTAACCAATGTAGAGTATTTTCCCGTAGGGTGCTTCGCCAAATAATTGGCAGCAAGTTCCTTACGTTCAGCTTCTTTTAAAGGATCTTTGCCTTTTTCTAGACTTTTCTCTTTTGAGTAAAGAGCGGCGTAGTTCGCGTCATGACGAAGAGGTTCTTCTGTCGCTTTGTCGCCAACCATTTTGTATTGCGTGCTGGCTTCGTCGAATTTTTCCAATTGGAAAAGAAGTTCAGCGTAAGCATAACGAGTCTTAAGATCTGGTTTTGTAGGATCTTCGTTCTCAAGAATCAATTTAAATAATTTCTGCGTCAAATCAGAGAACGCTACGTTTTGTTTGTTCTTGAGCCAGATCTCCCACCATTTTTTAGCCATATCAAGGCTTGTGTGGCGGAACTCTTCTTCACACGATACCTTTGCGTCTTCAGCTTTTTGCAAACTTCTCCAAGTCGAATCTCTTTTGCAAAGATCGCTGGCGCTTTGTAAATGGTCGATCACTTTATCGCGTTTTTTCAAAGTCTCGTTGGCTTCAACCAACAATAAATGCGACTTCACGACGTCAGGACCTGAAGAGCGCTTGTCGATATATTCTTCCAAGAACACATTCATTTCTTTTTGACGGCTGTGAGAGTCGTAAAGCTTTGCCAAATCAATCATGGCTTGGCCCAACTCGTCTTCAGTAGTGATGTCTTCAAAGAAAGAGAAAAGTTTATTCGAAGGGTAGGAGTCGCCAATGAAAACCGTCAAGTCGCGCAAAGCTTCGCGACGAAGATTGTGGCGGTTTGTTGGTACTTCACCATCTTGCAATGGTGGATTTGTTTTTACGACTTCAACTAATTTTTTGATTCCATTGTCACTATCACGAAGGTTGTAATAAGCCCAAGCGGCCTTATACATGCCGTAGGAAAAAACACGGCTGTTTGGGAATTTCTCTACTTTAAGAAAATGCTCCAAGGCTTCTCTGAATTTACCTTGGTCATAAAGCAATTCACCGACCGCCAACGTACCGTCAGCAATCAGCGGAGACTTAGGGAAGCGAGTCAAAAGCTTTTGATAAAGAGCTTCTGATTGCTTGTATTGAGCGACTTGTTGGTTTGCAAAAGCGTTATTAAATAACACTGCATCCATTTGTTTGAAGTTGGGGAAGTCGATCTCAATTTTTGTATAGATTTTAATAGCGCGTTTAACCGCCTCAGAACCTTTTTCATTAGGAACTGGGAACGGAGAAAGTTTTAAGAGTGGTGTATCTTGATGTAAATCAAAGAAACGGCCGGATTTTGAACGGCGCATGTACATTTCGGCCAAACGATACCAAAGATCCGCTTCTTCTTTAGAACCTTTTTTCTTTTTGATGATGGCTTGCAGTGATTCGATAGCCTTGTTTTCAGAGCGAGTGATCATAATCTCGCTGCTGAAAGCTTTTTTCTCGTTTTCGTCTTCGCTGCTATTCAAACGGACTTCAGGCAAGAGGCCTTTCGCATTTTTTTCGGCAGCGAAGCAATAAAGTGAGAACAGATGAAATGCAAGAAGCAAAACCACTGTGCGCATCATAAACTTATTCTCCAACCATGGTCACAAGTTTCAACTGAGGGAAACCTGCCATCGAAGCCGTGTACATCACCTTTCTCAAAGTCGCGTAAGGAAGTTCCTTATCGGCTTGAAGAAGGATGCGGCCTTCCTTGATGTGTGCTTTATCAGAAGAAGATTTCGCAAGCTTATCTAACTCTTGAAAAAGCGGT
This region of Bdellovibrio sp. BCCA genomic DNA includes:
- a CDS encoding tetratricopeptide repeat protein, encoding MMRTVVLLLAFHLFSLYCFAAEKNAKGLLPEVRLNSSEDENEKKAFSSEIMITRSENKAIESLQAIIKKKKGSKEEADLWYRLAEMYMRRSKSGRFFDLHQDTPLLKLSPFPVPNEKGSEAVKRAIKIYTKIEIDFPNFKQMDAVLFNNAFANQQVAQYKQSEALYQKLLTRFPKSPLIADGTLAVGELLYDQGKFREALEHFLKVEKFPNSRVFSYGMYKAAWAYYNLRDSDNGIKKLVEVVKTNPPLQDGEVPTNRHNLRREALRDLTVFIGDSYPSNKLFSFFEDITTEDELGQAMIDLAKLYDSHSRQKEMNVFLEEYIDKRSSGPDVVKSHLLLVEANETLKKRDKVIDHLQSASDLCKRDSTWRSLQKAEDAKVSCEEEFRHTSLDMAKKWWEIWLKNKQNVAFSDLTQKLFKLILENEDPTKPDLKTRYAYAELLFQLEKFDEASTQYKMVGDKATEEPLRHDANYAALYSKEKSLEKGKDPLKEAERKELAANYLAKHPTGKYSTLVRFKVGHIAYEESNYVEAEKLLRPLAQLKGADNADIKKKSEDLILDMLNIRKDYAGIKDFSKQVMNSTTDDSRKKNMNKILEEAHFTEIQEFAKGGDKDQASQKLIAFAKEHENSKLSQDALWQALSLLYAEGKIYDAAELSMKFVQKYPEDKRNLDALKDAAKAYADVGQISKSAETLLKVADLDKKNRNAHLELAADIYLLEKKNKEARAAYMGMLNGADNKTLSRIYGKLMDSYKNEPRSAELEKLQNQVLAKGIEPYTTQIMIDRAKALLDSGKSTAAFDLAMKANGRDVAPEIRAEARLIQARILEKELAQQSVKAREEKFAMVLSLKTEKLDKAHTAYFTTLKMSKDPYQQLEAMRGIDRCYGNFIESLQTMPLPASLTPADQEALRAEIAKLTAPIQEKKNENEAKLKVLAASKGQAASTERVFANIRVDQTVPPLVQYPAPEKMTAFLPSSGDMTIGKVSRFETRSPKACNKSAIMTGQLQSVNTYEVAGNCYYSKQYEMVEKLGLELAKNKDTRALGLFYASLGSEGKGYNDKALWMIEAALKAQPEASPYVYQKARLTYKEDGLNSAMPFFEKVLDMQMPSTEMQTFAGVKAFSEGDFTKAIEKFSSLSKEQLYTLSVGTLMSESYAQKGEVDKALSLIKDLLNVRKENADFLLQQAHLFETYKESPTLALDSYEKAFKASQQLEVRDWLGKKIQYLKTQNKVGQHVISGDL
- a CDS encoding AgmX/PglI C-terminal domain-containing protein, whose protein sequence is MLTLIVRQSLKNGTAKTWKLRSNNATHTFGSSRLADVISIAPQTKGIQGLFEFRDGRWWYVNMDLATSAQGSTSPALCLDEEKSIELADCVLKFTPVTKETDLYLRLDKAGKEQRESGKKFQLFMVRQSGRVVETKVLPLNKKFKPAVSVTPVTIACTPSEEWQKQTVGDLEISQRTVSLENAAKLGHLSADQLVDDESKRGVYIVLGAALFLVSLGIFTPKEQSIETVATPPKVAQKIIVKTELKQKRKKVEAAPKQEVVVKETTPPAGGPKVEMPTSGSQSKVSKMMKSLAGGRISQLIGKVSAQAAKSGNVVFANGVKAGSGPSGRALAAVGGMERSGRDWGAEGNGTGVVISTAGKGGGKSASGMGGLVAGGTGGAGVGLIEEEGEITGGLDREVIAQYIKSKLGQILYCYERQLSANPDLFGKVAVKFTIGPSGQVEQQLIGDTTLKNATVEGCILNRVAAWKFPNPQGGTRVLVTYPFLFKSTN